The following coding sequences lie in one Methylotuvimicrobium alcaliphilum 20Z genomic window:
- the efp gene encoding elongation factor P, with translation MATFSTNEFKAGLKVMLDGDPAAIIENEFVKPGKGQAFNRVKIRNLKTGRVIERTFKSGESLEGADVVDIEMQYLYNDGQFRHFMVPDTFEQYQADEKAVGDAGLWLKDQDMCTVTLWNDVPLSIVPANFVELAITETDPGVRGDTSGGGGKPAVLETGAVVRVPLFVQTGEVIKVDTRTSEYVSRVKE, from the coding sequence ATGGCCACATTTAGTACCAATGAATTTAAAGCCGGATTGAAAGTTATGCTGGACGGCGATCCCGCCGCGATTATCGAAAACGAATTCGTCAAGCCGGGAAAAGGCCAAGCATTTAATCGGGTTAAGATCAGAAATCTGAAAACCGGACGAGTCATCGAAAGAACGTTTAAATCGGGCGAGTCTTTAGAAGGCGCCGATGTGGTCGATATTGAGATGCAATACCTCTATAACGACGGTCAATTCCGTCACTTCATGGTTCCCGATACTTTTGAACAGTATCAGGCTGACGAAAAGGCCGTCGGCGATGCCGGCCTTTGGCTTAAGGATCAAGATATGTGTACCGTGACGCTATGGAACGACGTTCCTCTTTCGATCGTGCCGGCCAATTTTGTCGAATTGGCGATTACCGAAACCGATCCGGGCGTGCGCGGCGATACTTCCGGTGGCGGCGGCAAACCAGCCGTATTGGAAACCGGCGCGGTCGTTCGCGTGCCGTTATTCGTGCAAACCGGCGAAGTGATCAAGGTCGATACTCGTACCAGCGAGTATGTTTCGCGCGTCAAAGAATAG
- the epmA gene encoding EF-P lysine aminoacylase EpmA — protein sequence MTPGDWRPTGSLEHLRQRARMLAAIRRFFDESNVLEVETPLLCHGIGTDPQLAFFSTEFCFHPNRQMLYLQTSPEFAMKRLLAAGYGSMYQICKAFRNGESGRFHNPEFTLLEWYRVGFDLFQLMAEIDRLIQVVAKPFKTLKQTHTVHYQEIFLKYTGLDPLTFSAYVYREFAERAGLPEAVSICENNHALWLDFLFSHCVQPHLGEGCLCMVYGFPACQSSLARLNADNPAITDRVEIFIDGVELGNGFYELCNADEQEARFDKEIEFRASNGLPPVDKDRRFLRALESGLPDCSGMAIGLDRLLMVMAGAESIEQVLAFSVDRA from the coding sequence GTGACACCGGGCGATTGGCGACCGACCGGTTCATTGGAGCATTTGCGTCAGCGGGCGCGAATGCTGGCTGCGATTCGCCGGTTCTTCGACGAATCGAATGTACTTGAAGTTGAAACACCGCTCCTCTGCCACGGCATCGGCACAGATCCGCAGTTAGCCTTTTTCAGTACCGAATTTTGCTTTCATCCGAATCGGCAGATGCTGTATTTGCAGACTTCGCCTGAATTTGCGATGAAGCGATTACTGGCAGCCGGTTATGGTTCGATGTACCAAATCTGTAAGGCTTTCAGAAACGGCGAGTCCGGCCGTTTTCATAATCCCGAGTTCACCTTGCTCGAATGGTATCGAGTCGGCTTCGATTTATTTCAATTAATGGCGGAAATCGACCGGTTGATTCAGGTTGTTGCGAAGCCTTTCAAAACACTTAAACAAACGCATACCGTTCATTACCAAGAAATTTTTCTAAAATATACCGGCCTCGATCCGCTAACGTTTTCGGCCTACGTTTACCGGGAATTTGCCGAGCGTGCCGGCTTGCCTGAAGCCGTTTCGATTTGTGAAAATAATCATGCGCTGTGGCTGGATTTTCTTTTCAGTCATTGCGTGCAGCCTCATCTGGGAGAAGGCTGTTTATGCATGGTTTACGGGTTTCCGGCCTGTCAATCGTCGCTTGCGCGCCTGAATGCCGATAATCCCGCAATAACCGACCGTGTCGAGATCTTTATCGACGGCGTGGAATTGGGTAACGGTTTTTACGAACTGTGTAATGCCGACGAGCAGGAGGCCCGTTTCGATAAAGAAATCGAATTTAGAGCCAGCAATGGACTGCCGCCTGTTGACAAAGATCGGCGCTTCTTACGGGCGCTCGAATCGGGTTTGCCCGATTGCTCCGGGATGGCGATCGGTTTGGATCGTTTATTGATGGTGATGGCCGGAGCCGAGTCGATCGAGCAAGTCTTGGCGTTTTCAGTCGATAGGGCTTGA
- the epmB gene encoding EF-P beta-lysylation protein EpmB: MTKNPPFIPKISWQQELAEAFTTIDALCAFLELDPKNLPISKQAAKQFALKVPKSFAENMHKNDPNDPLLLQVLPIHDETLAYPGFNDDPVGDLMATRENHILHKYQGRVLMINTGTCAINCRYCFRRNFPYADYQLGRQKQNRAIDYIANDPSISEVILSGGDPLLLSDSRLAELIEQLNAIEHLTRIRIHSRIPIVLPSRVTDELIKTLDTARPSVTIVMHCNHANEISHAVETASRKLKLAGIMLFNQAVLLKNINDDADQLCRLSETLFRNGIVPYYLHCLDMATGTGHFEVSDEKTLSLYETMQKRLPGYLVPKLVREVAGAPYKKPIEASERVL, from the coding sequence ATGACCAAAAACCCTCCGTTTATCCCGAAAATTTCCTGGCAACAAGAGCTTGCCGAAGCCTTCACGACAATCGATGCGCTGTGCGCGTTCTTGGAACTCGACCCAAAAAACTTACCGATATCGAAACAGGCCGCGAAGCAATTCGCACTGAAAGTGCCGAAAAGCTTTGCCGAAAACATGCATAAAAACGATCCCAACGATCCTTTATTGCTTCAAGTACTGCCAATTCACGATGAAACCCTCGCCTACCCGGGCTTCAACGACGATCCGGTCGGCGATCTCATGGCTACCCGAGAAAACCATATTTTGCACAAATATCAAGGCCGTGTATTGATGATCAATACCGGAACCTGCGCGATCAACTGCCGATATTGCTTTCGTAGAAATTTTCCGTATGCCGATTACCAACTCGGACGCCAAAAACAAAACCGGGCCATCGACTATATTGCCAACGACCCGAGTATTTCAGAAGTCATTCTGAGCGGCGGCGACCCTTTGTTATTAAGCGATAGCCGTCTAGCCGAACTCATCGAGCAGCTAAATGCGATCGAACATCTAACCCGCATCCGCATTCATAGCCGCATCCCTATCGTGCTGCCGTCGCGAGTCACTGATGAGCTAATTAAAACACTGGATACCGCACGGCCGAGCGTTACGATCGTCATGCACTGTAATCACGCCAACGAGATAAGTCATGCCGTCGAGACCGCCAGCCGTAAACTCAAGCTTGCCGGCATCATGCTTTTCAATCAGGCTGTTTTGCTGAAAAATATCAACGACGACGCCGATCAACTCTGCCGGCTCAGCGAAACTTTGTTTCGCAACGGCATCGTGCCTTACTATTTGCATTGTCTCGACATGGCGACCGGCACCGGGCATTTTGAAGTCTCCGATGAAAAAACCTTAAGCCTATACGAAACCATGCAAAAAAGACTCCCGGGTTATCTCGTGCCGAAATTGGTGCGGGAAGTGGCTGGGGCGCCATACAAAAAACCAATCGAAGCATCGGAACGTGTACTTTAA